The following proteins are co-located in the Methanomassiliicoccales archaeon genome:
- a CDS encoding universal stress protein, protein MKHLRFPVEKGKRLERDDMTLFKKILIPTDGSEYTKAAIAKGLELAKLMNAEVTAMYVVDQTSFINFPMDSTMVSVYSLLEKEGKEAVEYVKKEGEKIGVKVETVVEEGSPVRKIVDASKNFDLIVMGTLGRTGFSKLLLGSVAERVVRYADCPVMVVRATRRESQ, encoded by the coding sequence TTGAAACACCTTAGATTTCCAGTTGAGAAGGGTAAGAGACTGGAGAGGGACGACATGACTCTCTTTAAGAAGATACTGATTCCCACGGATGGAAGCGAGTATACAAAAGCTGCGATTGCCAAAGGCCTTGAACTGGCAAAACTGATGAATGCAGAGGTCACAGCAATGTACGTTGTCGACCAGACCTCCTTCATCAATTTTCCAATGGACTCGACCATGGTCAGTGTTTACTCGCTTCTTGAAAAAGAAGGTAAAGAAGCGGTCGAATATGTGAAAAAAGAAGGGGAAAAGATCGGCGTGAAGGTGGAGACTGTTGTTGAAGAAGGATCACCTGTCAGGAAGATCGTCGACGCGTCTAAGAATTTTGATCTCATTGTCATGGGTACATTGGGCCGCACTGGATTTTCGAAACTATTGCTTGGTAGCGTGGCGGAAAGGGTTGTCAGGTATGCGGACTGCCCTGTGATGGTTGTCAGGGCGACTAGGAGGGAATCACAATGA